In the genome of Lysobacter sp. 5GHs7-4, the window AGGCGCTCCACGTAGCGGGCGACCAGGTCGATTTCGAGGTTGACCGCATCGCCGACGGACGTCTGGGCGAACGCGGTGTGGGCGACGGTGTGCGGGATCAATGCGACCTCGAACCCCTGCGCATCGGATTCGTTGACGGTCAGGCTGACGCCGTCGACGCAGATCGAACCCTTCTTGGCGATGTAGCGGGTCAGCGCGGCCGGCGCGGCGAAGCGCCAGCGCTGCGCGCGCGCGTCCTCGCGCACGTCCAGCACGCGGCCGACGCCGTCGACGTGGCCGCTGACCAGGTGCCCGCCGAGACGGTCGCTGGGGCGCATCGCGCGTTCCAGGTTGAGCAGCGCGCCGTCCTTGAGCCCGCCCAACGTGGTCAGGGCCAGGGTTTCGGTGGAGGCGTCGGCGTCGAACCAGTCGGCGCCGAACGCGATTACGGTCAGGCATACGCCGTTGACCGCGATGCTTTCGCCCAACTTGGGATCGGTGAAGTCGAGGCTGCCGGTGCCCACGCGCAGACGCACGTCGCCGCCCAGGTCCTGGCGATCGGCGAGCGTGCCGACGCCTTCGATGATGCCGGTGAACATCAGCGCAACTCCCCGGCGGCGAGCGCGCAATGGCGTAGGTGGAACTTGAACATGAAACGTTTCCCGCATGATGGTGAGCGAAAAACGCCTCAAGGCACGAGGCAGGCGCACGGCGACGCGCGCCATGCGAAAGCCGTCTTCTTTCATCCGGACTGTGACCGTCGGCCCCGGCATTGGACCGGGTCTGCTGACCCTCCGGTGGCCGGAGGCGCTCGCGGGCTCGCGCAGGAACTGCGCCTACCGCCGGTGGGGAGTTTCGCCCCGCCCTGAAGACGTTACGTAGTAATACCGGCGAGCCGGCGCGGGGATTTTAGCACCGGGGTGGGGGCGGCCGGGGCGGATGGAGTGTTCTGCCGGGTGCAGCAAACCTGCACCACTCCCCGATAAAGAAGGGGAAGCCCGTACGCAACCCGTCGTCGCTACGCACGCCCCGCTGGTCTTCCCCCTTTGGAAAAGGGGGATTGAGGGGGATTTGCTTTGTGGGTGGAGTACGACGTCGA includes:
- a CDS encoding riboflavin synthase, with product MFTGIIEGVGTLADRQDLGGDVRLRVGTGSLDFTDPKLGESIAVNGVCLTVIAFGADWFDADASTETLALTTLGGLKDGALLNLERAMRPSDRLGGHLVSGHVDGVGRVLDVREDARAQRWRFAAPAALTRYIAKKGSICVDGVSLTVNESDAQGFEVALIPHTVAHTAFAQTSVGDAVNLEIDLVARYVERLLGHAQETGA